In Coccidioides posadasii str. Silveira chromosome 4, complete sequence, one genomic interval encodes:
- a CDS encoding uncharacterized protein (EggNog:ENOG410PWAW~COG:S) produces MTRGDETQSFPDVLRVQTNLESYIKRQHKMGAGVGYGITILYEPACSDDVLYDLVAIHGLNGDAFGTWTHKESRVMWLRDLLPKELPNVRVMTYGYNARFHNFAGHQDLRNIAMKLLSELVDSRKTAKEINRPLVFVCHSLGGIVVKKALLIRCPEEQSNIQDAAYGIIFLATPHGGTTIADTGKIIANIIHVCSPFRPARGLLGSIRKDSKVLFEITEDFVERARTLQIVSFFEMEMTGFGIFKRLVVEQRSALLNVPNEIPIGQFADHRSIARFSSVDDRNYRPVITRLLKFRQDITQKPARFSHSSEDAQSPKSDFDSDPIFEVPFDRCVSFRGRQQLLESMEKYFSQRSSNQPLVYALTGLGGSGKTHSALQYALRNRFKYKNGVVYFNASSNTTLLADFHRIYDLLNLGNTSNKVDFLRQWFSKPKNSSWLMIFDGADDLVSVPLSRYFPSCSWGHIIITSRDQAAVGLVAPAGHSVEPLDEQAAVGLLLEKAAIGSPTGDDLKQATAVVRSLGHLPLAIEQAGAFVRRRQKSLKDYHRLFQDKQYEILNVTPGISGYEKTVATVWELSFRQLERDAPKASSLLMLFSFLEGNNISDTMLHRGCSTKRIWGRNGETAQLTPKDAGLNQELITLLGDEMQFDSAISQLLASSLIQRNDTGERKAFSVHPLVQNCASHRVSPRERQKWQVQAILLVAHAFPFSVYVDENFGVIGRGMFVHIPRILKEFDQLMPDGCDEYSIVKRAVTVLLLSAAKFHFNPWKNECIRRTKDLLEDEHDCYLKAWATFTESKILRMQGKTTESYKALEEHIHNTALPGLDEDLISDVRYNATKGDLVVSFAETLIKHGDLLRAKEELTYWRPLNPDTPSTMERLVLQNRDVMLGRILRNQGRFVEALSYLEKLLQNLSAEDYLVSTGWQMNLVTNVTDLYCEVGRPKDAEAVLDKVLGISYSQGWYNISTGRRLRLALIESFIRRGLFTEAEKYLHELIPIVEAIREPDINQSTEHFRVWAGLARISHLQGQWNEALDRWNHTLAIVERSGWTQGFNHGIVLYSIAQVLARVGDITGCQTTLTKAEKSLAVEERKYWIVGLGSYWYDYIVTALGSEGSSPVVNLEK; encoded by the exons ATGACTCGCGGAGATGAGACGCAGTCTTTTCCAGATGTACTGCGAGTTCAGACGAATCTCGAatcttatataaaaagacaacaTAAGATGGGCGCAGGTGTTGGGTACGGCATTACAATCCTGTACGAACCGGCTTGCTCTGACGATGTTCTCTATGA TCTTGTTGCTATCCATGGGCTCAACGGGGATGCATTTGGAACCTGGACGCACAAGGAGAGCCGGGTGATGTGGCTGCGTGACTTACTACCCAAGGAATTACCCAACGTCCGAGTCATGACTTATGGTTATAACGCAAGATTTCACAACTTCGCCGGGCATCAGGATCTCAGAAATATAGCCATGAAGCTTCTATCTGAACTGGTAGACTCGCGAAAGACAGCCAAG GAAATCAACAGGCCTCTAGTCTTCGTCTGCCACAGCCTAGGCGGAATAGTTGTTAAAAAG GCCCTTCTCATTCGCTGCCCGGAAGAACAGTCCAACATCCAAGATGCAGCCTACGGAATCATTTTTTTGG CAACCCCTCACGGCGGCACTACCATTGCAGATACCGGGAAAATTATTGCAAACATCATTCACGTCTGCTCTCCATTTCGGCCAGCTCGTGGATTACTGGGCTCGATTCGGAAAGATTCAAAGGTACTCTTCGAAATTACTGAAGACTTTGTGGAGCGGGCGAGAACACTACAAATTGTATCCTTCTTTGAGATGGAGATGACCGGTTTTGGCATCTTCAAACGCCTT GTTGTCGAACAACGATCGGCGCTCCTCAATGTTCCGAACGAGATCCCAATTGGACAATTTGCAGATCATCGCAGTATTGCACGGTTTTCTTCTGTGGACGACCGCAACTACAGGCCTGTAATCACGCGCCTTCTTAAATTCAGACAGGATATCACCCAAAAACCTGCTAGATTCTCTCACTCTTCTGAAGATGCTCAAT CCCCGAAGTCCGATTTCGATTCCGATCCCATATTTGAGGTTCCGTTTGATAGATGCGTCTCGTTTCGGGGAAGACAACAGCTTCTTGAATCCATGGAAAAATATTTCAGCCAACGTAGCTCGAATCAACCGTTGGTATATGCTCTAACAGGACTAG GTGGATCTGGCAAAACTCATAGTGCCTTACAGTACGCTCTTAGAAACCGATTCAAGTATAAGAATGGCGTGGTCTACTTCAACGCGAGTTCAAATACCACGTTACTTGCCGACTTCCACCGTATCTACGACCTCTTAAACTTAGGCAATACCTCAAACAAGGtagattttctcaggcaGTGGTTCTCAAAACCCAAGAACTCCAGCTGGCTTATGATCTTTGATGGTGCTGATGATTTGGTTTCTGTTCCCCTTTCGAGATATTTCCCCAGCTGCTCTTGGGGTCATATCATAATTACAAGCCGAGATCAAGCTGCTGTTGGTCTTGTAGCCCCCGCTGGACACTCTGTGGAACCTCTAGATGAACAGGCCGCTGTTGGGCTACTACTGGAAAAAGCTGCAATTGGTAGCCCGACAGGGGATGATCTCAAGCAGGCGACTGCAGTGGTAAGGAGTCTAGGACACCTTCCTCTAGCCATTGAACAAGCAGGTGCATTTGTTCGAAGACGCCAGAAGTCACTGAAAGACTATCACCGCCTCTTTCAGGACAAGCAATACGAGATTTTGAATGTTACCCCTGGGATTAGTGGCTACGAGAAAACCGTGGCCACTGTTTGGGAACTAAGTTTTCGTCAGCTCGAGAGAGATGCTCCAAAAGCTTCCAGTCTTCTTATGCTTTTCTCATTTCTTGAAGGGAATAATATATCCGATACCATGCTCCACAGAGGATGCTCAACTAAGAGGATATGGGGCCGTAATGGTGAAACTGCCCAGCTTACCCCTAAAGATGCAGGGCTTAATCAAGAATTAATCACTCTACTTGGTGATGAGATGCAATTTGATAGCGCCATCTCACAACTCCTTGCGTCTTCTTTGATCCAAAGAAATGACACTGGAGAAAGAAAGGCATTTTCGGTCCACCCGCTTGTTCAAAATTGTGCATCTCATAGAGTATCGCCTAGAGAGCGTCAAAAATGGCAGGTCCAGGCTATATTGCTGGTGGCCCATGCATTTCCATTTAGTGTATACGTGGATGAGAA TTTTGGCGTCATTGGACGTGGGATGTTCGTGCATATTCCTCGCATCCTAAAGGAGTTTGATCAACTCATGCCAGATGGTTGTGATGAATACTCAATAGTTAAACGAGCTGTCACTGTGTTGTTACTGTCCGCTGCGAAATTTCACTTCAATCCATGGAAGAATGAATGCATCCGCAGAACCAAAGATCTTCTGGAAGATGAGCATGATTGTTATCTGAAAGCGTGGGCTACTTTTACAGAAAGCAAAATTCTACGCATGCAGGGCAAAACTACGGAATCTTATAAGGCCTTGGAAGAACACATCCACAACACGGCATTGCCAGGACTAGATGAAGACTTAATTTCTGATGTGAGGTACAATGCGACAAAAGGTGATCTTGTGGTCTCTTTTGCGGAAACTCTCATAAAGCATGGGGATCTCCTACGCGCAAAAGAGGAGCTGACTTACTGGCGGCCACTAAATCCAGACACCCCATCGACAATGGAGCGGTTAGTTTTACAAAACCGCGATGTAATGCTGGGGAGGATTCTTCGAAACCAGGGTCGATTTGTCGAAGCATTATCGTACTTGGAGAAGCTTCTTCAAAACCTCTCTGCCGAAGATTACCTCGTGAGCACAGGTTGGCAGATGAATTTAGTCACGAACGTTACTGACTTGTACTGTGAAGTGGGGAGGCCTAAAGACGCAGAAGCAGTGCTAGATAAAGTCCTGGGGATAAGTTATAGTCAGGGCTGGTATAATATCAGCACGGGAAGGCGACTGCGGCTTGCTCTTATAGAGAGCTTCATTCGACGTGGCTTGTTTACAGAAGCTGAGAAGTACCTGCATGAGCTAATTCCGATTGTTGAAGCAATCCGTGAGCCAGACATCAACCAGAGTACAGAACACTTCCGTGTTTGGGCCGGGCTAGCACGGATATCACATCTTCAAGGCCAGTGGAATGAAGCCCTTGACCGATGGAACCATACACTTGCAATTGTGGAGCGGTCTGGCTGGACTCAGGGATTCAACCACGGTATTGTTCTGTATTCCATTGCTCAGGTACTCGCACGGGTTGGTGACATTACTGGATGCCAAACTACCCTCACTAAAGCGGAAAAGAGCCTGGCTGTGGAAGAAAGGAAGTACTGGATTGTAGGCCTCGGTTCATACTGGTATGACTACATCGTG